From a single Pirellulaceae bacterium genomic region:
- the lhgO gene encoding L-2-hydroxyglutarate oxidase: MTDQCSFDFAVVGGGIVGLATVHELRMRFCDARILLVEKESAVARHQSGRNSGVLHSGIYYRPGSVRAISCRQGKLAMQRFCDEQSISYELCGKIIVATDDREVERLANILQRGHENNIDCRQIDAYEIRQLEPHASGIAAIHVPQAGIVDYPAVCRRLAERFVSDGGQLELGQPVTGIRSSPQQVEISLNDGRRFVAGSMINCGGLYSDQLVRISGLEPPAQIVPFRGEYYQLRSERAALCRNLIYPVPDPNFPFLGVHFTRMTSGAVECGPNAVLALAREGYNWRTMHPSELWQALRYQGFQRLARRHWRTGLGEIKRSLFKSAFVHALQRMIPELRPSDLVPCRSGVRAQAITADGNLVDDFLWVGQGNLLHVCNAPSPAATASFDIARAVVDRLVQQVA; encoded by the coding sequence ATGACAGACCAATGCAGCTTTGATTTTGCCGTAGTGGGAGGCGGCATTGTAGGATTGGCCACGGTCCACGAGTTGAGGATGCGATTCTGTGATGCCCGCATTTTGTTGGTTGAAAAGGAGTCCGCAGTGGCTCGACATCAGTCGGGTCGCAATTCGGGTGTGCTGCATTCGGGGATCTACTATCGACCAGGCTCGGTGCGCGCGATTTCCTGTCGCCAAGGCAAGCTGGCCATGCAGCGGTTCTGCGACGAACAGTCGATTTCTTACGAACTGTGCGGCAAGATCATCGTGGCCACGGACGACCGGGAAGTGGAGCGTCTGGCGAACATTCTGCAGCGCGGTCATGAAAACAATATCGACTGCCGGCAAATCGACGCCTACGAGATACGACAGTTGGAACCACACGCTTCAGGCATTGCTGCTATCCATGTTCCGCAGGCTGGAATCGTAGATTATCCGGCAGTGTGTCGAAGATTGGCTGAACGGTTTGTCAGCGACGGTGGCCAGCTGGAGCTGGGACAGCCGGTAACTGGTATTCGTTCATCTCCTCAGCAAGTTGAAATTTCACTGAACGATGGACGCAGATTCGTTGCGGGCAGCATGATCAATTGCGGTGGCCTGTACAGCGATCAATTGGTACGGATATCCGGTCTCGAGCCGCCAGCGCAAATTGTTCCGTTTCGCGGCGAGTATTATCAACTGCGGTCGGAACGAGCCGCGTTGTGTCGCAATTTAATCTATCCGGTGCCGGATCCCAACTTTCCATTCTTGGGAGTGCACTTTACGCGGATGACCAGTGGAGCCGTCGAGTGTGGTCCAAACGCGGTATTGGCCCTGGCACGCGAAGGTTACAACTGGAGAACCATGCACCCAAGCGAACTCTGGCAGGCCTTGCGATATCAAGGCTTTCAGCGACTGGCGCGACGGCATTGGCGGACTGGACTCGGCGAGATCAAACGGTCGTTATTCAAATCTGCGTTTGTTCACGCGTTGCAGCGCATGATACCCGAATTACGCCCGTCGGACCTGGTTCCCTGTCGTTCTGGGGTGCGGGCTCAAGCAATCACAGCCGATGGAAATCTGGTAGATGATTTTCTGTGGGTCGGGCAAGGTAATCTGCTTCACGTTTGCAATGCGCCCAGTCCGGCGGCTACTGCCTCATTCGACATCGCCCGCGCGGTGGTCGACCGCCTTGTCCAGCAAGTTGCCTAG
- a CDS encoding SpoIIE family protein phosphatase has translation MTNSFPSYLKLHVGDEADSRRPAKSPQQAVSLPSLFQAFTLATGWRVCPAVAPPHNTVLSHLAAESPIPLQQRMRLVLDEPLDGALDVSEDFAVTSQQAAWELLERIDALVRSVELSEATIQRQEAQLASAVGVNIRADEADLLAAKLRESLQRAVQQTGSDAAAVYILDENTSLLKMRSCWGLSTSALSKPARPLRGALADLEALLGNAVLLENTDLAQSWNCPEDYKAALCLPIGCPSTPQGTLWLWSQHVRDFTSADIDTAKSAADKILVDIERSLLADEVLRTRAVSRGVEQAGLLQSTRLPDRQPLHADYEVAGWTFQGDSLGGNFHSWTLNRYGQIIAVLGDAELTGTGGALVATTLQTIVETCWNVQHEPKQVLRKANDLLWATEDGDWRGSLGYLQLDTESGQVRCGLSGTVQTFLVQSQGYRMLTGTPTLLGQQPDTTFISPTVRLQGGEMLVMASHDVLAGLLHGGFTQSSLLELIQRMYDESAEAIVDHLARQLPMHRGCQPSLADRSLVLLRRRF, from the coding sequence GTGACCAATAGTTTTCCGTCCTATCTGAAACTGCATGTTGGCGACGAAGCGGACTCGCGTCGGCCAGCAAAGTCGCCGCAACAAGCTGTCAGCTTGCCAAGCTTGTTCCAGGCTTTTACGTTGGCGACGGGCTGGAGGGTTTGCCCAGCGGTGGCTCCACCACACAACACAGTCTTGTCGCATTTGGCAGCAGAATCGCCTATTCCCTTACAGCAGCGGATGCGACTGGTACTGGATGAACCGCTGGATGGGGCACTGGATGTCTCCGAAGATTTTGCGGTAACCAGTCAGCAGGCGGCTTGGGAACTGCTGGAGCGCATTGACGCTCTGGTGCGCAGTGTTGAACTGTCCGAAGCGACCATTCAGCGACAAGAGGCCCAACTGGCCAGTGCTGTGGGAGTCAACATTCGTGCAGACGAGGCCGATCTGTTGGCTGCCAAATTGAGAGAGTCATTGCAGCGCGCAGTTCAACAGACGGGCAGCGATGCGGCGGCCGTGTATATCTTGGACGAGAACACCAGTTTGCTCAAAATGCGCAGCTGCTGGGGATTGTCCACAAGTGCGCTTTCCAAACCAGCTCGTCCACTTCGTGGAGCGCTTGCCGACTTGGAGGCGTTGCTGGGCAACGCCGTACTACTGGAGAACACGGATCTAGCGCAAAGCTGGAACTGCCCTGAAGACTATAAGGCCGCCTTGTGTCTGCCCATCGGTTGTCCGTCAACGCCTCAGGGTACGCTGTGGCTGTGGAGTCAACACGTGCGCGATTTTACGTCTGCGGATATCGATACAGCCAAATCGGCCGCCGACAAAATACTGGTGGACATCGAGCGCAGCTTGCTGGCTGATGAAGTGCTACGGACGCGCGCCGTCAGTCGCGGAGTCGAACAGGCCGGATTGCTGCAGTCCACACGGCTGCCGGATCGTCAACCGCTGCACGCGGACTATGAAGTCGCCGGATGGACCTTTCAGGGCGACTCGCTAGGCGGAAATTTTCACAGTTGGACCCTCAATCGGTACGGGCAGATCATCGCCGTGCTGGGCGACGCCGAGCTAACCGGCACCGGCGGTGCCCTGGTGGCTACCACGCTGCAAACAATTGTGGAAACCTGTTGGAATGTACAGCATGAGCCCAAGCAGGTACTCCGCAAGGCCAATGACCTGCTGTGGGCCACTGAAGATGGTGATTGGCGCGGTTCATTGGGCTATCTGCAGTTAGATACCGAATCGGGACAAGTTCGCTGCGGATTGTCGGGAACGGTGCAGACGTTTCTAGTGCAGTCACAAGGCTATCGGATGTTGACAGGGACACCAACATTGCTCGGCCAACAACCCGATACGACGTTCATTTCGCCGACCGTTCGATTACAGGGCGGGGAGATGCTGGTCATGGCTTCGCACGATGTGTTGGCAGGACTGTTGCATGGGGGATTTACGCAGAGCAGTCTGTTGGAATTGATCCAGCGCATGTATGATGAATCTGCCGAAGCCATTGTCGATCATCTGGCCAGACAGTTGCCTATGCATCGTGGCTGCCAACCATCACTCGCCGACCGCAGTCTGGTCCTGTTGCGGCGCCGATTCTAA
- a CDS encoding endonuclease/exonuclease/phosphatase family protein, translating to MKSIPFYPLIVILLIGLGSYLGCDPNDVVTSVTPASHTTSSTVVHATSLPPRTTNTILMGSFNIQRLGPSKMRDETTMNRLAEIVRQFDILAIQEITDSSGQVLPALIQRVNQNGAQYEFAISPRVGREASGYYEQYAFVFDSQRIMGGQQYCYLVQDQQDYLHREPFVGRFATRVNRPFTFTLINVHTDPDELNTELDALARLLIEIRNYESPEDDIILLGDLNEKPEKLRGLQQIPGLTAVLNVPTNTRQNRSLDNFLLDPRMTAEITGRAGTVDLQQMFGINLDEALRLSDHLPIWAEFANSEGTARPPAQTASQTTIFQR from the coding sequence GTGAAGTCGATACCATTCTATCCACTGATCGTCATATTATTGATTGGCCTGGGCAGCTATTTGGGCTGTGATCCCAACGATGTGGTGACGTCGGTCACTCCGGCCAGCCACACCACTAGCTCGACGGTTGTTCATGCGACCTCGTTACCCCCGCGCACGACCAACACGATTCTGATGGGTAGCTTTAATATCCAGCGACTTGGCCCAAGCAAGATGCGCGATGAAACGACCATGAATCGGCTGGCAGAGATCGTTCGCCAGTTCGACATCTTGGCGATCCAGGAAATCACAGATAGCTCAGGACAAGTACTACCTGCTTTGATCCAGCGAGTCAATCAAAACGGTGCCCAGTATGAATTTGCCATCAGTCCACGCGTAGGTCGCGAGGCATCCGGTTACTACGAACAATATGCGTTCGTATTCGATAGCCAACGCATCATGGGAGGCCAGCAGTACTGCTACCTGGTTCAAGACCAGCAGGACTACCTGCATCGCGAGCCTTTTGTTGGTCGCTTTGCGACGCGTGTGAACAGGCCATTCACGTTTACATTGATTAACGTACACACCGATCCAGATGAATTGAACACCGAGCTGGATGCATTGGCTCGTCTATTGATCGAAATACGCAACTACGAATCTCCGGAAGACGATATCATCTTACTGGGCGATTTAAATGAAAAACCTGAAAAGCTGCGTGGCCTGCAGCAGATTCCTGGTCTAACTGCTGTCCTCAACGTGCCTACCAATACGCGACAAAACAGATCACTCGATAACTTTCTGCTCGATCCGCGCATGACCGCAGAGATTACCGGAAGAGCCGGGACTGTTGACTTGCAACAAATGTTTGGGATTAACCTGGACGAAGCTCTGCGTCTTTCTGATCACCTTCCCATTTGGGCAGAGTTCGCCAATAGCGAAGGCACCGCTCGCCCACCCGCGCAAACCGCTTCGCAAACCACGATTTTTCAGCGCTAG
- the glpQ gene encoding glycerophosphodiester phosphodiesterase — protein MKHFVWQLIFIRRLVTAYASCYSSNWWPGKSSANNICRNSHTTGLTVQVATVSLVPPYQSRESLCRHLVATPFLLILSLVTAARAAETESTDNRVQPAGRPIVIAHRGASGYLPEHTLVAKAAAHAMGADYLEQDVVLSKDDVPVVLHDIYIDTVTDVAQQFPDRHRQDGRFYALDFTVQELKQLSVTERVELKTGKAVFPNRFPARPTTLQLCTLDEELEFIAGLNRSTGREAGIYPEIKNPYWHHQQGRDLSRAVLEVLTKHGYSTKQHACWLQCFEFQEIKRLRSELGWQGRLVQLLVSRGKNVDGTDYRYLLSDEGLTELSQWVDGIGPEVSSFIQGNSPQTRQITSLVAQAHRQGLQVHPYTLRQDALPRCAASLDDLHRAIFVDAKADGVFSDFPDKTAEFVKQLATDK, from the coding sequence ATGAAACATTTCGTTTGGCAATTGATCTTCATCCGTCGTCTGGTAACGGCTTACGCCAGTTGTTACTCAAGCAACTGGTGGCCAGGCAAATCGTCCGCCAACAATATTTGTCGCAATTCACATACCACTGGACTAACAGTACAGGTTGCAACTGTCTCGCTAGTCCCACCCTACCAGTCGCGTGAAAGTCTGTGTCGTCATTTGGTTGCCACGCCTTTTCTATTGATACTATCGTTAGTCACGGCAGCGCGGGCTGCTGAAACAGAGTCGACCGATAACCGAGTTCAGCCTGCTGGTCGTCCAATTGTGATCGCACATCGTGGCGCGAGCGGCTATCTGCCTGAACATACATTGGTTGCCAAAGCTGCGGCGCACGCCATGGGCGCCGATTACTTGGAGCAGGATGTGGTGCTGTCCAAAGATGACGTCCCTGTTGTACTGCACGACATTTACATCGACACAGTTACCGATGTCGCCCAACAGTTTCCTGATCGACACCGCCAGGACGGTCGGTTCTATGCGTTGGACTTCACGGTCCAGGAGCTAAAACAGCTGAGCGTAACAGAGCGAGTTGAACTGAAGACCGGCAAGGCGGTTTTTCCAAATCGATTCCCAGCGCGTCCAACGACGCTGCAACTATGTACGCTGGACGAAGAATTGGAATTTATCGCTGGCCTCAACCGCAGTACTGGGCGCGAGGCGGGCATCTATCCAGAGATTAAGAATCCGTACTGGCATCACCAGCAGGGACGCGACCTGAGCCGCGCGGTCTTAGAAGTGCTGACTAAGCATGGGTACAGCACCAAACAGCATGCGTGTTGGCTGCAATGCTTTGAATTCCAAGAGATCAAACGCTTGCGAAGTGAACTCGGTTGGCAAGGTCGCTTGGTGCAATTGCTGGTCAGTCGCGGCAAGAATGTGGACGGCACCGACTACCGTTATTTGTTATCGGATGAAGGATTAACTGAGTTGTCGCAGTGGGTCGACGGGATTGGCCCGGAGGTCTCCAGCTTCATACAGGGCAACAGTCCACAGACTCGGCAAATTACATCGCTCGTCGCGCAGGCCCATCGACAGGGCCTGCAAGTTCATCCCTACACTTTGCGACAGGACGCGCTGCCCAGGTGCGCTGCATCGCTGGACGATCTGCATCGAGCGATCTTTGTAGACGCCAAGGCAGACGGCGTCTTTTCCGATTTCCCTGACAAGACAGCCGAGTTTGTCAAACAATTGGCTACAGATAAGTAG
- a CDS encoding PaaI family thioesterase, translated as MNSFQVRNPNFDSLVRASFARQQMMKSLGAQLLRVEPGQVTIELPFDARWSQQHGFTHAGAITSVVDSACGYAALTLMPPGYDVLTIEYKVNFLNPAQGQTFVAVGQVVKSGRTVTVCQGQVYATKGDRHSDIAVMQASMIALADQPMLK; from the coding sequence GTGAATTCCTTTCAGGTACGCAATCCGAACTTCGACTCTCTGGTCCGAGCCAGCTTTGCGCGACAGCAAATGATGAAGTCGTTGGGAGCTCAGCTTCTGCGAGTGGAGCCTGGCCAAGTCACCATCGAATTGCCGTTTGATGCTCGCTGGTCACAGCAACATGGCTTTACACATGCTGGAGCCATCACCAGCGTTGTCGACAGTGCATGCGGCTACGCAGCGCTGACGCTGATGCCACCCGGATATGATGTGCTGACGATAGAATACAAAGTCAACTTTCTGAACCCCGCGCAGGGCCAAACTTTCGTGGCGGTTGGACAGGTCGTCAAATCGGGGCGGACTGTGACCGTCTGTCAGGGGCAAGTTTACGCTACCAAGGGAGATCGACACAGCGACATTGCGGTAATGCAGGCCAGCATGATCGCGCTGGCAGATCAGCCCATGCTAAAGTGA
- a CDS encoding sugar phosphate isomerase/epimerase encodes MKYGMNLLLWGGEINDSLLPTIQAIKDMGYDGIEIPLFNLDLDYASWGRRLKDLGLGCTAVTVRNLDDNPISADASVRSKGVELNKRALDCCAALGAENLVGPYHSAIGHFSGAGPTADEWKWGVDSMRAVAEHAGMVGVTLGVEALNRFECYFLNAHADAARLAREVNHPACRIMYDTFHSNIEEKDIRATLEQIRDVLCHVHISENDRSTPGAGNVNWEANFSGLAQIGYDGWLVIEAFGLALPELAAATKIWRRMFDDELQLARQGLAFMKQQVAKHFK; translated from the coding sequence GTGAAATACGGAATGAACTTGCTCCTGTGGGGCGGCGAAATCAACGATAGCTTGCTGCCCACAATTCAAGCCATCAAGGACATGGGTTACGACGGTATCGAAATTCCGCTGTTCAACCTCGACTTAGACTACGCGTCATGGGGACGGCGACTCAAGGATTTGGGACTGGGCTGCACGGCTGTCACCGTACGCAACCTGGATGACAATCCGATCAGCGCCGATGCAAGCGTCCGGTCTAAAGGTGTCGAACTCAACAAACGAGCGCTGGACTGTTGCGCAGCGTTGGGCGCTGAGAATCTGGTAGGGCCTTACCACTCGGCCATCGGGCATTTTTCAGGGGCTGGCCCCACGGCCGACGAATGGAAATGGGGTGTCGACAGCATGCGGGCGGTAGCCGAACATGCAGGTATGGTGGGTGTGACTTTGGGCGTGGAGGCACTCAATCGTTTTGAATGCTATTTTCTAAATGCACACGCCGATGCGGCGCGACTGGCCCGGGAGGTCAATCATCCGGCCTGCCGGATCATGTACGATACCTTCCATAGCAACATCGAAGAAAAAGATATTCGCGCTACCCTCGAGCAAATACGCGATGTGCTGTGCCACGTGCATATCAGTGAAAATGATCGCAGCACTCCGGGCGCAGGCAACGTAAACTGGGAGGCCAACTTCAGTGGTCTAGCCCAAATTGGCTACGACGGTTGGCTGGTAATCGAGGCTTTCGGTCTTGCGCTGCCTGAATTGGCCGCCGCCACCAAAATATGGCGACGCATGTTTGACGATGAACTTCAGTTAGCCCGCCAAGGCCTGGCCTTCATGAAGCAACAAGTCGCCAAGCATTTCAAATAA
- a CDS encoding nucleotide pyrophosphohydrolase, which produces MQSSQPIAHGDVSLTDFQAKIKAMYFEKDVQRGVDGTFMWLMEEVGELASALREGTPQELSGEFADVLAWLATIANVAGIDLGEAVRKKYGDGCPGCGRLVCVCPMDEKP; this is translated from the coding sequence ATGCAGTCCTCGCAGCCAATTGCTCATGGGGATGTTTCGCTGACCGACTTCCAGGCCAAGATCAAGGCCATGTATTTCGAAAAGGATGTCCAGCGCGGCGTGGATGGGACCTTCATGTGGCTGATGGAAGAGGTAGGTGAACTGGCCAGCGCGCTTCGCGAGGGAACGCCGCAAGAGTTGAGCGGTGAATTTGCCGATGTGCTGGCGTGGCTGGCTACTATCGCCAATGTGGCTGGCATTGACCTTGGAGAGGCGGTACGAAAGAAGTATGGTGACGGTTGTCCCGGCTGCGGTCGTCTGGTTTGCGTGTGCCCGATGGACGAGAAACCCTAA
- a CDS encoding terpene cyclase/mutase family protein — MANLYDRRRWLKRSATASFATTLALHGRTMAHANARRLDPAFEQSIRSGLDYLARTQSTSGQWSSMAYPTAITALAGTALICSGSTTTQGPYAKQIARCTDFLLSKCRDNGLIGDPITDNRYTYGHGFAMLMLSQVLGEEGYEDRRQELLQKLNLAVQFCCNAQTDAGGWGYVSAKDGANYDEGSTTITQVQGLRGCRNAGIAVPADAIERAKRYIYRCMNADGGISYSSKQMGTSRPAITAAALAALYNAGDYDGENVPKMMKHARDALHDELADQGAAFGHWHYTYLYYSQVVYRQGDEQWLPFRDRLYRRIVSEQKSDGHWDGQISPVYITACSLIMLQLDRGLLPIYQR; from the coding sequence ATGGCTAACTTGTATGATCGTCGCCGATGGCTTAAGCGATCCGCCACAGCCAGTTTCGCTACGACGCTGGCGCTACACGGACGAACTATGGCTCACGCCAATGCGCGGCGGCTGGATCCTGCCTTTGAGCAGAGCATCCGTTCGGGCCTGGATTATCTAGCCAGGACGCAGAGCACCAGTGGACAGTGGAGTTCTATGGCTTATCCAACAGCCATCACGGCGCTGGCGGGCACGGCGCTGATCTGTTCTGGATCGACGACCACTCAGGGGCCCTACGCCAAACAGATCGCGCGCTGCACTGATTTTCTGTTGTCGAAATGCCGCGACAACGGCTTGATTGGCGATCCGATTACCGACAATCGATATACCTACGGACACGGGTTTGCCATGTTGATGCTCAGCCAGGTGTTGGGCGAAGAGGGTTACGAAGATCGCCGCCAGGAGTTGCTTCAGAAGCTTAACTTGGCAGTTCAATTCTGTTGCAACGCTCAGACGGACGCTGGTGGCTGGGGTTATGTGAGCGCCAAGGATGGCGCCAATTACGATGAGGGCTCGACTACGATAACTCAGGTGCAGGGCTTGCGCGGCTGTCGCAACGCCGGCATTGCCGTGCCTGCCGACGCCATTGAACGCGCCAAGCGATACATCTATCGCTGCATGAATGCCGATGGCGGCATTAGCTACTCCAGTAAGCAGATGGGCACGTCGCGCCCGGCCATTACGGCCGCAGCGCTGGCGGCGCTGTATAATGCGGGCGACTACGACGGCGAGAACGTGCCGAAGATGATGAAACACGCTCGGGATGCACTGCACGACGAGCTTGCCGATCAAGGCGCTGCCTTTGGACACTGGCATTACACTTATTTATACTACAGCCAAGTCGTCTATCGGCAAGGTGACGAGCAGTGGCTGCCGTTTCGCGATCGACTCTATCGCCGCATTGTCAGCGAACAGAAGTCGGACGGGCACTGGGATGGCCAGATTAGCCCCGTATACATCACCGCATGCAGCCTGATTATGTTGCAATTGGATCGCGGGCTACTGCCTATCTATCAGCGATAA
- a CDS encoding DUF1573 domain-containing protein produces the protein MIRILATLLIATVLGFALGNLQAHWRTRGTTEFFIGSTSASQTSDHAPVKNPGVAKLALPGGDSFQFGQMQHGGSMSHDFVVRNVGTGPMTLEQTGSTCKCTVGTLNNNVLQPGEETTITLTWRAQVATPQFAQSATFRTNDPTKTEFSLKVEGRIIDSFVYEPDRIDLGDFLSYTGLSKQFMVYSYTDADVEVTDLEWSDSSTSKYYSLSFEEVPVAEHTGHLRAARAYKGELKVAPGVPLGLVSARVQVRTSLHQEITVPDLEVYGRAVSDVTIIGGSYFVSDLNLLKIGTVSAKQGFTTSLWLVMRGDLPEDLQFTVDQLDAQKSLKVQVGEKKTDAGRIMIPINFEVPKDAPEAYYPGNDKQSCARVVIRSNSSKLTELLIRVALVVTK, from the coding sequence ATGATTCGGATACTTGCAACGCTATTGATCGCGACAGTGCTGGGGTTCGCTCTGGGAAACCTTCAGGCTCACTGGAGAACTCGAGGTACCACAGAATTCTTTATTGGGTCCACCTCTGCCAGCCAGACTTCGGACCATGCGCCGGTGAAGAATCCTGGGGTTGCTAAGTTAGCATTGCCGGGTGGCGATAGCTTTCAATTCGGTCAAATGCAACACGGTGGATCGATGAGCCACGACTTTGTTGTCCGCAACGTGGGCACTGGTCCCATGACACTGGAGCAAACAGGGTCGACCTGCAAGTGTACGGTGGGCACACTGAACAACAACGTACTTCAACCCGGCGAAGAGACAACTATTACGTTGACTTGGCGAGCACAAGTGGCCACGCCTCAATTTGCGCAATCGGCTACGTTCAGGACGAACGACCCCACCAAAACCGAATTCAGCTTGAAAGTGGAAGGCCGAATTATCGACAGCTTTGTCTACGAACCAGATCGTATCGACTTGGGAGATTTCTTGTCCTACACCGGATTGTCTAAGCAGTTCATGGTCTACAGTTATACGGATGCTGATGTGGAAGTGACGGACCTGGAGTGGTCGGACTCATCAACCAGTAAGTATTATTCGCTGAGCTTTGAAGAGGTTCCTGTCGCGGAGCACACTGGACATCTCAGGGCTGCGCGCGCCTACAAGGGAGAATTGAAAGTCGCTCCCGGCGTACCGCTGGGCTTAGTCTCCGCCAGAGTTCAGGTCCGTACCAGTCTCCATCAGGAAATCACGGTGCCCGACTTGGAGGTGTATGGACGGGCCGTGAGCGACGTTACCATCATCGGTGGATCCTACTTTGTATCAGACCTGAACCTGCTGAAAATCGGCACCGTTTCGGCCAAACAGGGATTTACCACGTCGCTGTGGCTGGTGATGCGCGGTGATCTACCAGAGGACCTGCAGTTCACGGTTGACCAGCTGGATGCTCAGAAATCGCTTAAGGTGCAGGTCGGCGAAAAGAAAACTGATGCGGGCCGAATCATGATTCCGATCAACTTCGAGGTTCCCAAAGATGCCCCAGAAGCTTATTATCCTGGCAACGACAAGCAATCATGTGCTAGAGTGGTAATTCGCTCCAACTCCAGCAAGCTTACCGAGCTGCTGATTCGCGTGGCGTTGGTCGTTACCAAGTAG
- a CDS encoding DUF4416 family protein yields MAQPKPAPPALLLAAIFSCHRQVLEWAGDNIQQRWGTVGLTSPVFEHVETGYYAVEMGQPLLKQFVVLDRLWDPTNLADCKLQSNAWESQLASSGKYPQPRPVNIDPGYLTLSKLVLASAKDRAHRIYLRNGIYAEECLYYVAGWQSRPWTYPDYLREDYQRFFSRVRERLKQIIQGQPEKS; encoded by the coding sequence ATGGCGCAACCTAAACCCGCTCCTCCCGCTCTCTTGCTGGCCGCAATTTTTAGTTGCCATCGCCAAGTTTTGGAGTGGGCTGGCGACAATATCCAACAGCGTTGGGGCACAGTTGGGTTAACGAGTCCGGTGTTCGAGCATGTGGAAACCGGCTACTACGCGGTCGAAATGGGGCAGCCGCTATTGAAGCAATTCGTGGTGTTAGACCGCCTGTGGGATCCCACCAATTTGGCTGACTGCAAACTGCAATCTAACGCATGGGAAAGTCAGTTGGCCAGCAGCGGCAAATATCCACAGCCACGACCCGTCAACATTGATCCCGGTTATTTAACACTCAGCAAACTAGTGCTGGCTTCAGCCAAGGACCGAGCCCACCGCATTTATCTACGCAACGGCATCTATGCAGAGGAATGTCTGTACTATGTAGCCGGCTGGCAAAGCCGTCCCTGGACTTATCCAGATTACTTGCGAGAAGATTATCAGCGGTTTTTTAGTCGGGTGCGCGAACGTCTTAAACAGATCATCCAGGGGCAGCCTGAGAAGTCGTGA